One genomic window of Sphingobacterium oryzagri includes the following:
- a CDS encoding DUF4349 domain-containing protein: protein MKGYCFSLFLVFSLLVGCNKVDVTQPGAAAVSELNLVELNDEVVPTAQLRMSADAAAVGEQTPTAAQQSPVTASKKIIRSGHIAIESKTIKKSKQSLDALLTRYDGYYEQETLSSSGNYANYSLVARIPAERLDQFLKDLENGGDKLTERSLRSEDVSLQYVDSESRLKSKRAYLERYQQLLGQAKNVKDVLEIQEQIRQLQEDIDSQESIMRRLKDQLAFSSLSIQLFEYQANLPIGSQSFWIQLKEAFTDGWALLGDAAVFILRLWPFFLVFFGCYLLWRRFKRK, encoded by the coding sequence ATGAAAGGATACTGTTTTTCGCTATTTCTTGTTTTCAGCCTCTTGGTCGGCTGTAATAAAGTGGATGTTACGCAACCCGGGGCAGCGGCCGTCTCGGAGCTTAATCTGGTCGAATTGAACGACGAAGTGGTGCCCACCGCGCAGTTGCGCATGAGCGCAGATGCCGCTGCCGTAGGTGAGCAAACCCCAACGGCGGCTCAGCAATCACCCGTCACGGCAAGTAAAAAGATTATTCGCAGCGGCCATATTGCCATAGAATCCAAGACCATAAAAAAAAGCAAACAGTCGCTGGATGCTCTACTAACACGTTACGACGGCTATTACGAACAGGAAACACTCTCTAGTTCTGGTAATTATGCCAATTATTCTCTCGTGGCTCGTATTCCTGCCGAACGGCTTGATCAATTTCTAAAGGATCTGGAAAACGGCGGCGATAAGTTGACCGAACGATCGCTCCGTAGCGAGGATGTATCGTTGCAATATGTTGATTCCGAATCACGGTTGAAAAGCAAACGCGCTTATCTAGAGCGTTATCAACAGCTCCTTGGCCAAGCCAAAAACGTTAAAGACGTGCTGGAGATCCAAGAACAAATTCGGCAGTTGCAGGAAGATATTGACAGCCAGGAATCGATTATGCGACGCCTGAAAGATCAACTCGCCTTTAGCAGCTTATCGATTCAGTTGTTCGAGTATCAGGCTAATCTTCCGATTGGTAGCCAAAGTTTTTGGATTCAATTGAAAGAAGCATTTACCGATGGCTGGGCTTTGCTTGGTGATGCAGCGGTCTTTATTTTGCGTCTATGGCCATTTTTTCTGGTCTTTTTTGGCTGCTACCTTCTTTGGCGGCGGTTTAAGCGAAAATAG